The nucleotide sequence TGTCGCCGAGGTCGAGGATGCGCGACGCCATGCGGTCCGGGTGGAACGGCTCGAAGTCGTCGAGGTTCTCCCCCGTCGAGGCGAAGATGATCGGACGGCCGGTGACCGAGGCAACCGAGAGTGCGGCACCGCCTCGGGCGTCGCCGTCGAGCTTGGAGAGCACGACGCCGGTGAAGTCGACGCCGTCCTGGAACGCCTTCGCGGTCGCGACGGCGTCCTGACCGATCATCGCGTCGATGACGAACAGCACCTCGTCGGGGTCGGTCGCCTTGCGGATGTCGGCCGCCTGCTTCATCAGCTCGGCGTCGACGCCGAGACGGCCGGCGGTGTCGATGACCACCGTGTCGTACTGCTTGGTCTCCGCGAACTTGAGGGCGTCCTTGGCGACCTTCACCGGGTTGCCGACGCCGTTGCCGGGCTCTGGCGCGAACACCGGGACACCCGCCTGCTCGCCGACGATCTGGAGCTGGGTCACGGCGTTCGGGCGCTGGAGGTCGGCGGCGACCAGGAGCGGCGTGTGCCCGTCCTTCACCAGCCACTTGCCGAGCTTGCCCGCGAGCGTCGTCTTACCGGCGCCCTGGAGGCCGGCGAGCATGATGACCGTCGGGGGCCGCTTCGCGAACTGCAGCCGGCGCTGCTGGCCGCCCAGGATGGCGACGAGCTCCTCGTTGACGATCTGCACGACCTGCTGGGCCGGGTTGAGAGCCTTGTTGACCTCGTCGCTCAGCGCGCGCTCGCGCACCTTCGAGGTGAAGTCCTTGACCACCGGGAGCGCCACGTCGGCGTCGAGCAGGGCGCGACGGATCTCGCGCACGGTGCCGTCGACGTCCGCCGGCGACAGCTTGCCCTTGGTGCGCAGGTTCTTGAAGGTGTCCGCAAGACGGTCGGACAGCGTGCCGAAAGTAGCCATGATCCGTATATCTTATCGGGCGACGTCGGCTAAGCGCCGTGAGGGTCAGTCAGTCGCCCGACGTCTCCACCGAGACCACGTCGCCCCGCACGTCGAAGGCGACGGTGAGCAGCGCATCCGACTCGTCCGGGGCGATGGAGTAGTCGAACGTCGCGAACACCTCGTCCTCGTCTGAGTGGTCGGCCTGGATGATCACACTCATCAGCTGCAGGGAGCGCAGCACGTCGATGGCGATGTCACCCGAGTTGTAGACCAGCAGGTCGACAAGGCTGTCCCCCAGCTTGTCGACGTGCTCGTCGATGTAGCTGGAGGTCGCGGACTGCCGCGAACTCAGCTCGGCGACCAGCGCATCCCTGGCCCGCGCGTCGAAGCCCTCGAGCGCCTGGATGAGCGCAGCAGCAGAGTCGAGGGCGAACTCGGGGACGCCGCTCTCGTCGTCGGCCAGGAGCTCGACGTCGACGGTCTGGTCGCCCAGCTCGACGGTGTCGTCCCAGGCGAGTCCACCGCTCGCCGTCTCGTCGATGAGGCCGAAGAAATCATGCTCGATCGCCATGACGCTCCCCTATCCGACCAGCTGCTGTGCGAAGACGTGCGGTGTGAAGCCGGTCAGGTCGTTGATCCCCTCGCCCTGCCCCACGAGCTTGATCGGGATGCCGGTGCGCTCCTGCACGGCGAGCACGAACCCGCCCTTCGCGGAGCCGTCGAGCTTCGTGAGCACCAGCCCGGTCACGCCGGCGTGCTCCAGGAACGCCTCCGCCTGCGCCAGCCCGTTCTGCCCGGTCGTCGCGTCGAGGACGAGGAGCACCTCGGCGATGGGCGCCTGCTTCTCGACCACGCGCTTGATCTTGGAGAGCTCGTCCATGAGGCCGCCCTTGGTCTGGAGGCGCCCCGCGGTGTCGATGATGACGATCTCCGTGCCGTCGCGCTTGGCCTTCTCGACGGTCTGGAAGGCGACGGAGGCCGGATCCTGCCCCTGCTGCTGCGGCCGGACGATCTCGGCGCCCGCGCGCTCGGCCCAGGTCGCCAGCTGCTCGACGGCGGCGGCGCGGAAGGTGTCGGCCGCGCCGACGACAACCGAGCGGTCGTAGGTGCGCAGGAACTTCGCGAACTTGCCGATGGTGGTCGTCTTGCCGACGCCGTTGACGCCGACGACCAGCACGATCGCCGGGCGGTCGCTCAGCTTCAGCGTGGTGTCGAGCTTCGAGAGCCGCTCCTCCATCGTCTCGCGCAGCATCCGCTGCAGGTCGGCCGGATCGGTCGTGTGATACCGCTCCACCTTCGCGCGCAGGTCGTCGATGACCGCCTCTGTCACGTCCGGACCGAAGTCGGCCGTGATGAGCGCCGTCTCGAGGTCGTCCCAGGTGTCGTCGTCGATGGTCTTCTTGGCGAACAGCCCACGGAGGGCGCCCGACAGAGACCAGGGGGTGCGGTCAGCCATGACACTCAGACTAGCCGCGGTTGTACGGTGTGCTCATGTACGCGCTCGTGGGGGTCTCGGCGGAGCTGGCCGAGCAGCTGGTGGCGATCGAGACCGGCGGAGAGGATGCGGTGCATCAGGCGCGGACACGCGTGCGGCGGCTGCGCAGCATCCTGAGCGTGTACCGTTCGGCGTTCGACCGGGAGCAGCAGCGGGCGATGCGCGCCCGCCTGAAACGGCTCGGAGAGCGGCTCGGCCGAGTGCGCGACGCCGAGGTGCGGGCGCGCGACCTCGACGGACTGCTGGGCGCCGAGTCGACGCCCGAGCTCGTGGACGCGGTGGAGGCGCTGGCAGCGGAGGCCCGCGCCGAGCACGAGCGGGCGCTGGGAGGGCTGCTCCAGCACCTGCACGGCCGGGCCCACCGGACCCTTCTCGCCGATCTGCAGAAATTCGCCGCCGATCCTCCGCTGGCGAAGCCGGGACGGAAGCACCCGCGGCGGGTGGTCAGGAAGGGGCTCGCGAAGGCCGCGCGGCGCGTGAGGAAGCGCTCCGGCCAGACGCTGGAGCAGCGGCACGAGACGCGGAAGGCGGCACGGCGCCTGCGCTACGCGGCCGAGGCCGTCGTCGATGACCTCGGCCGGGAGGCGGTGCGGATCGCCGCGGCAGCGGAAGCGGTCCAGGACGCGCTCGGCGACCATCGCGATCTGGTGCTCCTGGCACGCCACCTGCGCGACAAGGCCGACGAGCAGCAACTCAGTGCGTCGGCCGTCGCCGGTATCGCGCTCCTCGCCGCCGAGTGCGACCTGAGGGCGGAGGAGCTCCTGGCCGGGCTCGACGACAAGCTCGCCGCGATCGAGCCCTGAGCGCGCGGCTGCTCGCTCCCTAGCTCGCCTTCTCCTGCGCCACGCGCTGGCCGACCACCGCCGAGACGCCGTCCTGGCGCATCGAGACGCCGTACAAGGCGTCCGCGATCTCCATGGTGCGCTTCTGGTGCGTGATGACGATCAGCTGGCTGCTCTCGCGGAGGTCCTCGAAGATCGTGAGCAGGCGGCCGAGGTTGGCGTCGTCGAGCGCCGCCTCCACCTCGTCCATGATGTAGAACGGGCTCGGTCGCGCCTTGAAGATCGCGATCAGCAGCGCGACCGCCGCCAGCGACCGCTCGCCGCCGGAGAGCAGCGAGAGCCGCTCGATCTTCTTGCCGGCGGGCTTCACCGAGACCTCGATGCCGGTCGTCAGCAGATCGTCGGGATTGGTCAGGCTGATGCTGCCCTGGCCGCCCGGGAAGAGGATCGGGAAGACCTTCGTGAAGGCCTCTTCGGTGTCGGCGAACGCGGACTCGAAGATGGTCTGCATCCGCTCGTCGATGTCCTCGATGATCGTCAGCAGGTCCTTGCGGGTGTTCGTGAGGTCGGTCAGCTGCTCGGTGAGGAACTTGTGGCGCTGCTCCAGCGCGGCGAACTCCTCCAGCGCGAGCGGGTTGACGCGGCCCAGCTGCGACAGCTTGCGCTCCGCCGCGGCCAGCCGCTTCTGCTGCTGCTCGCGCGAGAACGGGACGGTCTCGACCTCGGCGTCGGGCTCGCGTTCCTCGTCGCGCGCACGGTCCACCGGTACCGGCACCTCCGGCCCGTACTCGGCGACCAGCACATCCTCGACAAGGCCCAGCTCGCTGCCCGCCCGCTCCAGCAGGCTCGACAGGTGCAGCTTCTTCTCGTAGATCTGCAGCTCCAGGCCGTGCACCGACTCCGTGATGGCCTGCAGGCGCTCGCGCACCGCGTTCTCGTCGCGACGCAGGGTCGCGAGCTCGTCGTTGCGGCTGGCACGCTCCGCCTCAGCGGTGGCGAGCTCCAGCCGCGCCTGCGCCACGGACCGGTCGACGGATGCCAGGACGGCCGGGAGGGCGCCGATGACGCTCTGGGCCGCATCCAGCTGGCGACGACGGATCACCGCACGCCGGGCGGCCTCCTCGGCGGCGGCGCGCTCGGCCTCCATCCGCCGGGCGAGCGCCTCGCCGCGCGCCTGCTCGGCCCGGACGCGCTCCTTCGCGGTCTCCACCGCCAGGCGTGCCTCGACTTCGGCCTCGCGTGCGGCGTCGAGCTCGGTCGACAGCGCGTCGCGGGCGCTGACGTCGAGGATGGGACGGGGACGCGAACGCGCCGCCTCCAGCTCCGCCTTCGCCTTCTCCGCCGCCTGCTCCGCCTCGGCGACCCGCTCTCCCGCCTGCTCGAGCGCCCGGCTGAGCCGGTCGAACTCGGCCTGGGAGGCCTCCAGCTGGACCTTGAGCCGGTTGACCTGCTCGGTCTGGGCCGCGAGCTTCGCGTCGAACTCGCGCAGGGTCGCGAGCGCGGCCTGCGACTGCTCCTTGGCGACCTGCAGCACACCGCGCTGCTCGGCCAGGGCGAACTT is from Leifsonia sp. 466MF and encodes:
- the ffh gene encoding signal recognition particle protein; its protein translation is MATFGTLSDRLADTFKNLRTKGKLSPADVDGTVREIRRALLDADVALPVVKDFTSKVRERALSDEVNKALNPAQQVVQIVNEELVAILGGQQRRLQFAKRPPTVIMLAGLQGAGKTTLAGKLGKWLVKDGHTPLLVAADLQRPNAVTQLQIVGEQAGVPVFAPEPGNGVGNPVKVAKDALKFAETKQYDTVVIDTAGRLGVDAELMKQAADIRKATDPDEVLFVIDAMIGQDAVATAKAFQDGVDFTGVVLSKLDGDARGGAALSVASVTGRPIIFASTGENLDDFEPFHPDRMASRILDLGDILTLIEQAQQAFDEEEARKVAEKFATDSFTLDDFLKQMQQLRNMGSIKKMMGMLPGAGQMKQQLDQFDEREIVRTEAIIQSMTTAERTNPKLLNGSRRLRIAKGSGTTVTEVNQLVSRFEQAAKMMKTVAKGGVPNVPGMGPIPGASYAGRKQQKNKKKGSRSGNPAKRAAENAALATGVKTAGAPSGSGFGLGGGAAAPQGAPAGGPSEEELAALQKFLGR
- a CDS encoding DUF2004 domain-containing protein; this translates as MAIEHDFFGLIDETASGGLAWDDTVELGDQTVDVELLADDESGVPEFALDSAAALIQALEGFDARARDALVAELSSRQSATSSYIDEHVDKLGDSLVDLLVYNSGDIAIDVLRSLQLMSVIIQADHSDEDEVFATFDYSIAPDESDALLTVAFDVRGDVVSVETSGD
- the ftsY gene encoding signal recognition particle-docking protein FtsY is translated as MADRTPWSLSGALRGLFAKKTIDDDTWDDLETALITADFGPDVTEAVIDDLRAKVERYHTTDPADLQRMLRETMEERLSKLDTTLKLSDRPAIVLVVGVNGVGKTTTIGKFAKFLRTYDRSVVVGAADTFRAAAVEQLATWAERAGAEIVRPQQQGQDPASVAFQTVEKAKRDGTEIVIIDTAGRLQTKGGLMDELSKIKRVVEKQAPIAEVLLVLDATTGQNGLAQAEAFLEHAGVTGLVLTKLDGSAKGGFVLAVQERTGIPIKLVGQGEGINDLTGFTPHVFAQQLVG
- a CDS encoding CHAD domain-containing protein, encoding MYALVGVSAELAEQLVAIETGGEDAVHQARTRVRRLRSILSVYRSAFDREQQRAMRARLKRLGERLGRVRDAEVRARDLDGLLGAESTPELVDAVEALAAEARAEHERALGGLLQHLHGRAHRTLLADLQKFAADPPLAKPGRKHPRRVVRKGLAKAARRVRKRSGQTLEQRHETRKAARRLRYAAEAVVDDLGREAVRIAAAAEAVQDALGDHRDLVLLARHLRDKADEQQLSASAVAGIALLAAECDLRAEELLAGLDDKLAAIEP